The genomic stretch CGGTTTGAACCTGCAGGCCGGTGGTTCCACCCTCGTATGGTTTGGGCTGACATGGTCGTTGGAACTCTACCAGCAGACCAACGCCCGGCTCTGGCGTCAGGGGCAAAAAGAAACCGTGGTCATCCACCACATTATCACCAAGGGTACGATTGACGAGCAGGTTATGAAAGCATTACGGCTCAAAGACAAAACCCAGACCGCTTTGATTGATGCGGTCAAGGCAAACCTTGAAAAGGAGGCTGGCATATGATTGCGCTGAAATATATCAATAAGAACGCCGCTACGGTAGCCGCCATACGCGACTACGAAAACATGCGGTTTATCATCAACAACACGCCCCAGGAAATCAAGGATGTGTATGAGCAAATGGCTTCACCCAGGGGTCCCAAACTGTCCGGGCTGCCGTCCGCAAGGAACCCCCAGGCGGGGGCCGATAAGCTGGCCGCGCAGATTGACAAGCTGGACATCCTGCGGGAACGCTACAGCCAGGCGATAGAGTACATGGCTTGGTTTGAGCCTGCGTGGTCTAGCATGACCGACACCGAACAGCATATCCTATCTGAATTCTACATGGGTGATAACCAGAAGTCCGGCGCAACCTACCGCCTGATGAGTGAACTCAGCTACAGCGAGCGGAAGATTGAGCAGATGCGCAGTGACGCCCTGAAACACCTGCGGATTCTTCTCTTCGGATAAAGTGTGCGGAATTCATGCGGTTTGTTTGCGGACGGGCGTTGTATAATGGTAGCATCGAAAACTGTGATCAGAGCCTTCACGGGGAAACTCGCGGGGGCTTTTTGTTTGCCCCAAGCGAGGTGGCCCAATGCCATACAGACCAAAGCGTCCGTGTTCCCACCCCGGCTGCTCGAAGCTGACGGGCGGCAGATTCTGTGAGAAGCACGCCAAGGAAGAAGCAAAACGATACGAACGCTACCAGCGCGACCCCGCCGTAAGGAAACGCTACGGCAGGACGTGGAAGAGAATCCGCGACCGCTACATCGCGGCGCACCCGCTTTGCGAGCAATGCGAGAAGCAAGGACGGATCACACCCGCCGAGGAAGTACACCACATCAAGCCGCTGTCCCAAGGCGGCACCAACGATATGAGCAACCTCATGTCGTTATGTACCCCCTGCCACTCCGAGATCACCGCCCGAGAAGGCGGACGCTGGGACCGGTAGGGGCGGTCGAAATCTCTGTGACTTCTCTCGCGTGCAACGGGCGTGGGGTCACGCGCGAAAAAATACCGGTTCAAACAGGGGATTAAAGCCCTGCCACGAAGGGAGGTGACGGCGCGTGGCAAAAGACGGAACAAACAGAGGAGGCCGCCGCGTGCGCGCCGGGGACAAACCACAACCCCTTGCAGAGAAGATCGCAACGGGGAAAGCCGCCCGGATTTTAGAAGCCACGGATCTGCACCCCGAGTCGATGCTCGAAGCAAGCGACCTTGACGGCGCGGCGGATTTATATGGCGAAGACATGCCGGAGCCGAGTGACTACCTCCGGGCAAGACAAAAAGACGGGAAACCGCTGGGCGCCGATGCGCTGTTTATTGAAACGTGGAAGTGGCTCAAAGAGCGCGGTTGCGAGAAGTTCGTCAACCCCAGGCTGATTGAAGCCTATGCGCAGGCATTTACGCGTTATATCCAGTGCGAA from Heliomicrobium modesticaldum Ice1 encodes the following:
- a CDS encoding HNH endonuclease yields the protein MPYRPKRPCSHPGCSKLTGGRFCEKHAKEEAKRYERYQRDPAVRKRYGRTWKRIRDRYIAAHPLCEQCEKQGRITPAEEVHHIKPLSQGGTNDMSNLMSLCTPCHSEITAREGGRWDR
- a CDS encoding P27 family phage terminase small subunit, with protein sequence MAKDGTNRGGRRVRAGDKPQPLAEKIATGKAARILEATDLHPESMLEASDLDGAADLYGEDMPEPSDYLRARQKDGKPLGADALFIETWKWLKERGCEKFVNPRLIEAYAQAFTRYIQCEEAISTYGLLGKHPTTGGAITSPFVQMSQSFQKQANLIWYEIFDIVKQNCTTAFVGNPQDDIMEALLSGRKGR